One region of Natronorubrum aibiense genomic DNA includes:
- a CDS encoding NAD(P)H-hydrate dehydratase yields the protein MITGERMAAVDENAAALGVPRKQLMESSGNAVARTVRDVADPGSSVVIVAGRGNNGGDAFVAARFLDEYDVTTLLLGRAETIGTQIARENWAALEHADYDVCEVTDSSAFELPGADVIVDAMLGTGISGDLREPAATAAEEINAADATVVAVDVPSGFDADDGDHATNGVTADHVVTFHDTKPGLEALEAQTTVADIGIPAAAERFVGPGDVARARPSDRSGRAFVVGGGPYTGAPALAAQAALRTGMELSFVAAPDSVAGEIQGYSEDLIVQPYDSEVLTPAQVDDLVDTAERYDDVVVLGPGLGTADETLEAARQFLESYTGPAVVDADALEVVPGLETDATLICTPNRRELARMGGPDVDSLSGAAAEIEAFAADLGHVVLAKGVDDVVTDGDRTRISRSGTAGMAVGGTGDTLAGVVAALLDLAEPLTAAAAAAQVNGLAGEQLAERDGNGLLASELLTELPPVLWGEHDV from the coding sequence ATGATTACAGGCGAGCGGATGGCTGCCGTCGACGAGAACGCAGCCGCACTGGGTGTGCCACGGAAACAGTTGATGGAGTCGAGCGGTAACGCCGTTGCCCGAACGGTTCGCGATGTGGCCGATCCGGGCTCGAGCGTCGTGATCGTCGCCGGCCGGGGCAACAACGGCGGGGATGCGTTCGTCGCTGCCCGCTTTCTGGACGAATACGACGTCACCACGCTCCTGCTCGGCCGGGCCGAGACTATTGGCACCCAAATCGCTCGCGAGAACTGGGCTGCTCTCGAGCACGCCGATTACGACGTTTGCGAGGTGACCGACTCGAGTGCGTTCGAGTTGCCCGGCGCGGACGTGATCGTCGACGCGATGCTCGGGACGGGAATCAGCGGTGACCTTCGGGAACCGGCCGCCACCGCAGCCGAGGAGATCAATGCCGCCGACGCGACGGTCGTCGCGGTCGACGTCCCCTCGGGGTTCGACGCTGACGACGGCGATCACGCTACCAACGGCGTCACGGCCGACCACGTCGTCACCTTCCACGACACGAAACCGGGACTCGAGGCACTCGAGGCCCAAACCACTGTCGCTGATATCGGCATTCCAGCTGCCGCCGAACGGTTCGTCGGGCCGGGCGACGTCGCCCGCGCACGACCCTCCGACCGAAGCGGTCGTGCGTTCGTCGTCGGCGGCGGACCCTACACCGGTGCACCGGCACTCGCCGCCCAGGCTGCGCTCCGGACCGGAATGGAGTTGTCGTTCGTCGCCGCACCCGACTCCGTTGCCGGCGAGATTCAGGGTTACAGCGAGGACCTCATCGTCCAGCCCTACGACAGCGAGGTGCTCACGCCTGCACAGGTCGACGACCTCGTCGACACTGCAGAACGCTACGACGACGTCGTCGTGCTCGGGCCGGGATTGGGCACCGCCGACGAAACACTCGAGGCGGCCCGCCAGTTCCTCGAGTCCTACACCGGCCCGGCGGTCGTCGACGCGGACGCTCTCGAGGTCGTGCCCGGACTCGAGACCGACGCGACGCTGATCTGTACGCCGAATCGCCGCGAACTCGCGCGGATGGGCGGGCCGGACGTGGACTCGCTATCGGGGGCCGCCGCTGAAATCGAGGCCTTCGCAGCGGACCTCGGTCACGTCGTGCTCGCGAAAGGTGTCGACGACGTCGTGACTGACGGCGACCGAACGCGAATCAGCCGTTCCGGGACGGCTGGCATGGCGGTCGGCGGTACCGGCGACACGCTGGCCGGCGTCGTCGCGGCGCTGCTAGATCTCGCTGAGCCACTCACGGCTGCGGCGGCGGCCGCACAGGTCAACGGCCTCGCGGGCGAACAACTCGCCGAGCGAGACGGCAACGGCCTGCTCGCGTCCGAGTTACTTACGGAACTGCCGCCAGTCCTGTGGGGTGAGCACGATGTCTGA
- a CDS encoding acylphosphatase, with translation MADRTRAHVFVSGTVQDVYYRANTRDTAREKGVDGWVKNLEDGRVEAVFEGPEDVVESMIEWCHTGSPAAEVGDVEVEYEPPQGVDGFEIRY, from the coding sequence ATGGCAGACCGAACCCGTGCACACGTTTTCGTTTCCGGAACGGTTCAGGACGTCTACTATCGTGCGAACACGCGTGATACGGCCCGCGAGAAGGGAGTCGACGGCTGGGTCAAAAACCTCGAGGACGGTCGTGTCGAAGCAGTCTTCGAGGGGCCCGAGGACGTCGTCGAGTCGATGATCGAGTGGTGTCACACGGGCAGCCCCGCCGCGGAGGTCGGCGACGTCGAAGTCGAGTACGAACCGCCACAGGGAGTCGACGGGTTCGAGATCCGGTACTAA
- a CDS encoding DUF3784 domain-containing protein, which translates to MTSGLLVVLLVVMGIVAMLGVLIAYFGHVELIAGYDPDRVTDEDGLATFIGTNTLYVAALMGLVTLVKLLELLDDTELVWIAFTVGVLGLTVRMVLGSRRYETPR; encoded by the coding sequence ATGACTAGTGGCTTGTTAGTCGTGTTACTCGTGGTTATGGGCATCGTCGCGATGCTGGGTGTCTTGATCGCGTACTTCGGCCACGTCGAGTTAATCGCTGGCTACGATCCCGACCGTGTCACCGATGAAGATGGGCTGGCGACGTTCATCGGGACGAACACCCTGTACGTTGCCGCGCTCATGGGACTCGTCACGCTCGTCAAGTTGCTCGAGTTACTCGACGACACCGAACTCGTCTGGATCGCGTTCACCGTCGGCGTCCTCGGTCTCACCGTTCGGATGGTCCTTGGCAGTCGGCGCTACGAGACACCACGCTGA
- a CDS encoding DNA-3-methyladenine glycosylase family protein — METGTIPVDELSGGLDLYRTLESGQSYCWRRSDVEMYGGSPAPNAWYHTVVSAPEDAAVSDAVIRVRVRNGVLEWESTVDADSIVRRLLRLDDDLEAIVAAAPDDPLLDEAYAAHRGMRLVEDPAFPCLISFICSAQMRVSRIHTMVSTLAHEYGTPIEFDGDTYHAFPTPAQLATATEAELRDLGLGYRAPYVVRTAEMVADGEAHPEEARTLEYEDARDYLTQFVGVGDKVADCVLLFSLGFDEAVPLDTWIKSAIEDYYPDCDCGSYAATSRAIRDRLGGDYAGYAQTYIFHHLRTGE, encoded by the coding sequence ATGGAGACTGGGACGATTCCCGTAGACGAACTCTCCGGTGGCCTCGATCTCTACCGAACGCTCGAGAGCGGCCAGAGTTACTGCTGGCGCCGCAGCGACGTCGAGATGTACGGTGGGTCTCCTGCACCCAACGCGTGGTATCACACCGTCGTCAGCGCGCCAGAAGACGCTGCGGTGTCCGACGCGGTGATCCGCGTCCGCGTTCGCAACGGCGTCCTCGAGTGGGAGTCGACGGTCGACGCCGACTCGATCGTTCGTCGACTGTTACGGTTAGATGACGACCTCGAGGCGATCGTCGCGGCCGCACCGGACGATCCACTACTCGATGAGGCCTACGCAGCCCACCGAGGAATGCGACTGGTCGAGGACCCCGCTTTCCCCTGTCTGATCTCGTTTATCTGCTCGGCCCAGATGCGCGTCAGTCGGATTCATACGATGGTTTCGACGCTGGCCCACGAGTACGGCACGCCGATCGAGTTCGACGGCGACACCTACCACGCGTTTCCGACGCCGGCCCAACTCGCGACGGCAACCGAGGCCGAACTACGCGACCTCGGTCTCGGCTACCGGGCCCCCTACGTCGTCCGCACGGCCGAGATGGTTGCCGACGGCGAGGCGCACCCCGAGGAGGCACGCACCCTCGAGTACGAGGACGCGCGCGACTACCTCACCCAGTTCGTCGGCGTCGGCGACAAGGTGGCCGACTGCGTGTTGCTGTTCTCGCTCGGCTTCGACGAGGCCGTCCCGCTCGATACGTGGATCAAGTCGGCGATCGAGGACTACTACCCCGACTGTGACTGTGGCTCCTACGCGGCGACCTCGCGCGCGATCCGCGACCGACTCGGCGGCGACTACGCCGGCTACGCACAGACGTATATCTTCCATCACTTACGAACCGGAGAGTGA
- a CDS encoding DUF555 domain-containing protein: MNCRVVVEAAVPVFDVETEDEAIRIAISKTGEMLNPDLNYVEINMGERTSPSGEELPPAFIAADEALVALELEMTVFNVEREEHASRIARKEIGQRLENIPLEVIQIDELEDEDDENEHSAAETDEDEGDRDEPSDTAADQTDDDDDEILPEFEDLVERD; encoded by the coding sequence ATGAACTGCAGGGTTGTCGTCGAGGCCGCCGTGCCGGTGTTCGATGTCGAGACGGAAGACGAGGCGATCCGGATCGCTATCTCGAAGACGGGCGAGATGTTGAACCCTGACCTGAACTACGTCGAGATCAATATGGGCGAGCGCACGTCGCCGTCGGGTGAGGAGTTGCCACCTGCGTTCATCGCCGCCGACGAAGCACTCGTCGCGCTCGAACTGGAGATGACCGTTTTCAACGTCGAGCGCGAGGAACACGCCTCGCGGATCGCCCGCAAAGAGATCGGGCAACGCCTCGAGAACATCCCGCTCGAGGTGATCCAGATCGACGAACTCGAGGATGAAGACGACGAAAATGAGCATTCGGCGGCTGAGACCGACGAAGACGAGGGGGATCGAGACGAGCCATCCGACACGGCTGCCGACCAGACCGACGACGATGACGACGAAATCCTTCCCGAGTTCGAGGATTTAGTCGAACGGGACTGA
- a CDS encoding UPF0058 family protein, which yields MKKQELIHLHGLLAEVSNQCAAWDDCQIDLEEYESLGIRPTSIHKSKTDHKAAVFALAGGITMNMREDEQEAVAATAD from the coding sequence ATGAAGAAGCAGGAGCTCATTCACCTTCACGGCCTTCTCGCGGAGGTATCGAACCAGTGTGCAGCGTGGGATGACTGTCAGATCGACCTCGAGGAGTACGAGTCGCTTGGAATTCGACCGACATCGATCCACAAATCGAAAACGGACCACAAAGCTGCTGTTTTTGCGCTCGCTGGCGGAATCACGATGAACATGCGCGAAGACGAGCAGGAAGCAGTCGCCGCTACCGCAGACTGA
- a CDS encoding DUF7836 family putative zinc-binding protein yields MDETTVNLLCPECAKNWQTSPGDLDAPATMFHCPNCHASRRLSEFMRTDRDLQTLKQLG; encoded by the coding sequence ATGGATGAGACGACCGTGAATCTGTTGTGCCCCGAATGTGCGAAAAACTGGCAGACCTCGCCCGGTGATCTCGATGCGCCCGCGACGATGTTCCACTGTCCCAACTGCCACGCCTCGCGACGACTGTCCGAATTTATGCGAACGGACCGCGATCTACAGACGTTGAAACAACTCGGATAA
- a CDS encoding transcription initiation factor IIB, producing MTDTRIRTYTNETEEEESTERTGEKEYCPECGGRLVSDTEHAETVCSDCGLVVEEDEIDRGPEWRAFDASEKDEKSRVGAPTTKMMHDQGLSTNIGWQDKDAYGRALSSRQRQKMQRLRTWNERFRTRDSKERNLKQALGEIDRMASALGLPENVRETASVIYRRALEEDLLPGRSIEGVATASLYAAARQAGTPRSLDEISAVSRVEKMELTRTYRYIIRELGLEVKPADPEHYVPRFVSDLDLSDETERMARELLESARQEGVHSGKSPVGLAAAAVYAAALLTNEKVTQNDVSDVASISEVTIRNRYKELLEASDSAAPA from the coding sequence ATGACAGACACTCGAATTAGAACCTATACGAACGAAACGGAAGAGGAAGAATCGACCGAGCGGACGGGTGAGAAGGAGTACTGCCCGGAGTGTGGTGGACGACTCGTCTCGGACACGGAACACGCCGAGACGGTCTGTAGCGACTGCGGGCTCGTCGTCGAAGAAGACGAGATCGACCGTGGCCCCGAGTGGCGAGCGTTCGACGCCAGCGAGAAAGACGAGAAATCCCGCGTCGGAGCCCCCACGACGAAGATGATGCACGACCAGGGACTCTCGACGAACATCGGCTGGCAGGACAAAGACGCCTACGGCCGCGCGCTCTCGAGTCGCCAGCGCCAGAAGATGCAGCGCCTGCGCACGTGGAACGAGCGCTTCCGTACTCGTGACTCGAAAGAGCGCAACCTCAAACAGGCGCTGGGTGAGATCGATCGCATGGCCTCGGCGCTTGGCCTGCCCGAGAACGTACGCGAGACGGCAAGTGTCATCTACCGACGTGCCTTAGAGGAGGACCTGCTTCCGGGCCGATCGATCGAAGGCGTCGCAACGGCGTCGCTGTACGCCGCGGCTCGACAGGCGGGCACGCCGCGGAGCCTCGACGAGATCTCGGCCGTCAGCCGCGTCGAGAAGATGGAGCTGACCCGAACCTACCGGTACATCATCCGGGAACTCGGCCTCGAAGTCAAACCGGCCGACCCCGAACACTACGTCCCACGGTTCGTCAGCGACCTCGACCTCTCGGATGAGACCGAACGCATGGCTCGCGAACTGCTCGAGTCGGCTCGACAGGAAGGCGTCCACAGTGGTAAGTCGCCGGTCGGCCTCGCCGCCGCCGCCGTCTACGCCGCTGCCCTGCTGACCAACGAGAAGGTCACGCAAAACGACGTCAGCGACGTCGCCAGCATCTCGGAAGTGACGATCCGAAACCGGTACAAGGAACTGCTCGAAGCCTCCGATTCGGCGGCTCCCGCATAA